One Watersipora subatra chromosome 4, tzWatSuba1.1, whole genome shotgun sequence genomic window carries:
- the LOC137395308 gene encoding scaffold attachment factor B1-like isoform X2, translating to MDKPGKKIAELRVVDLREILDKRGLDKGGNKATLIERLSKSLTDEGLDPSTYVHTLDDNGDVLNDSTLSEASQGDTADASESKGSINEEFVEDADVEKDPGYMSHSSEPFGESSSFQDGEKMVEVDSLAVDQIEAEDAPREDDVSAENANSDTDQNALVDDSEHAGDDEIFDSVQSAERDIVDSSTAATHDIPTATEAADTTTEVEETAGENTSKPGAGSALDTDGTFVVHIDESDTNLDYDLNVEKPEERDAPTPTKDESMDVDACDIVQSSGDASAVKESENVKEAISSSVQASKSLTENRSEAPKKDSKELASSQNLWISGLSSLTRATDLKHLFSKHGKVIGAKVVTNANRPGAKCYGYVTMSSAEEAAKCIQNLHRTELHQRMISVGRAKSDPCDQARAAAARKPTIDENRPSPSSYRSEDKHRHSERHRPRSAITGPDAKKDEELGKDVEKKSEEKVEKSEAERKADEYLEREKRRVRALERRSREDDYRRRNVLMKEKRDLAEQQRRVRMEEERLNREREKMRIEREKVRIEEMKLDSLQGERSRLENQLIELRQRVDREREELKRVETLRLEEMRRSTVVKRSYETSNASRNSSGGRYDDGWESKRPAQADRYTAVNVDRRSSVAVSSDRGSSYTDRRVADLDRRPASVKDVGVDRGSGRSEDRYSSRSSGERREYVPSDRSRDVSSRSGSDSRGVSRSYHESSSSRRSGGTSDRSWNGSSGGPSLLSGPSSELFSGAAVQAAGMMMSAAMSRGSGTSNGASSRYSGGSGTGSGSGYGGGRRY from the exons ATGGATAAGCCGGGAAAAAAGATAGCGGAGCTCAGAGTTGTGGATCTACGTGAAATATTAGATAAACGTGGTTTGGACAAAGGAGGAAATAAAGCTACATTGATTGAACGTCTTTCTAAG AGTTTAACAGATGAGGGGTTAGACCCTAGCACGTATGTTCACACGTTAGATGATAATGGGGATGTTTTGA ATGACTCTACATTGAGTGAAGCCAGCCAAGGCGATACTGCCGATGCGTCAGAGAGCAAGGGTAGTATAAATGAGGAATTTGTTGAAGATGCAGATGTTGAAAAAGACCCGGGTTATATGTCACATAGCTCAGAGCCATTTGGAGAAAGTAGCTCATTTCAGGATGGCGAAAAG ATGGTTGAGGTAGATTCACTGGCGGTTGACCAAATAGAAGCAGAAGATG CTCCAAGAGAGGACGATGTTTCAGCCGAAAATGCAAACTCCGATACGGATCAGAATGCACTTGTTGATGATTCTGAACATGCTGGTGATGATGAGATATTTGACTCGGTTCAAAGTGCTGAGAGAGACATAGTCGATAGCTCTACAGCAGCAACACATGATATACCAACAGCTACAGAAGCCGCTGATACAACCACAGAGGTAGAGGAAACAGCTGGAGAGAACACATCCAAACCTGGTGCTGGTTCAGCACTTGACACTGATGGAACTTTTGTCGTACATATAGACGAGTCTGACACAAATTTAGACTATGATCTCAATGTTGAAAAACCAGAAGAAAGGGATGCTCCCACTCCTACTAAAGATGAGTCAATGGATGTGGATGCTTGTGATATTGTGCAATCAAGCGGTGATGCTTCAGCTGTAAAAGAGAGTGAGAATGTGAAAGAAGCAATCTCCAGCTCAGTTCAAGCTTCTAAGAG tttgacTGAAAACCGTTCTGAGGCACCCAAAAAAGATTCCAAAG AGCTGGCTTCATCTCAAAATCTATGGATCAGTGGGCTCTCATCTCTAACTAGAGCAACTGACCTCAAGCATCTTTTCAGCAAACATGGCAAG GTAATTGGTGCGAAAGTTGTAACAAATGCAAACAGACCTGGTGCCAAATGTTATGGATATGTGACAATGTCAAGTGCAGAGGAGGCTGCCAAGTGTATTCAGAATTTGCATCGCACAGAGCTGCATCAGCGCATGATATCTGTGGGAAGAGCTAAGAGCGACCCGTGTGATCAGGCCCGTGCAGCGGCTGCCAGGAAACCTACTATTGATG AAAATCGTCCTAGTCCAAGCTCTTATCGCTCAGAAG ACAAGCACAGACATTCTGAACGGCACAGACCGAGGTCAGCAATCACTGGTCCAGATGCAAAAAAGGATGAGGAGTTGGGGAAAGATGTTGAAAAAAAATCTgaagaaaaagttgaaaaatctGAAGCCGAGCGCAAG GCTGATGAGTACCTAGAGAGGGAAAAAAGGAGAGTGCGTGCTCTGGAGAGGCGATCAAGAGAGGATGATTACAGGAGGCGAAATGTGCTTATGAAGGAGAAAAGGGACTTGGCTGAGCAGCAACGGCGCGTACGGATGGAAGAGGAACGATTAAACAGAGAACGTGAGAAGATGAG GATTGAAAGAGAGAAAGTGAGGATAGAAGAAATGAAATTGGACAGTCTCCAGGGTGAACGGTCACGGTTAGAGAACCAGTTGATAGAACTGAGACAGCGAGTAGACCGGGAAAGAGAGGAACTTAAGCGAGTTGAGACATTAAG GCTAGAGGAGATGCGCAGATCCACAGTTGTGAAGAGGTCATATGAGACATCAAACGCTAGTAGAAACTCTAGTGGAGGGAGATACGATGATGGTTGGGAAAGCAAGAGGCCAGCACAAGCGGATAG GTATACAGCGGTGAATGTGGATAGAAGAAGTTCAGTGGCCGTTAGCAGTGACAGAGGAAGCAGTTATACTGATAGACGAGTAGCTGATCTTGACCGGAGGCCAGCGTCTGTCAAAGATGTTGGTGTGGATAGAGGTAGTGGACGTTCTGAAGATAGATATTCAAGCAG GAGTAGTGGGGAAAGAAGGGAATATGTCCCCAGCGACAGAAGCAGGGATGTGTCTTCTCGTTCTGGATCAGACTCTCGTG GGGTGAGTAGAAGTTACCATGAAAGCTCCTCGAGTAGGCGAAGTGGCGGCACTAGTGACAGAAGTTGGAATGGTTCGTCAGGAGGGCCTAGTCTTCTCTCAGGACCATCCAGTGAGTTATTCTCTGGTGCTGCAGTGCAAGCAGCTGGAATGATGATGAGTGCAGCCATGAGTAGGGGCAGTGGTACATCAAATGGCGCCAGTAGCAG GTACAGTGGAGGTAGTGGAACTGGAAGCGGTAGTGGCTACGGAGGAGGTCGACGGTACTAA
- the LOC137395308 gene encoding scaffold attachment factor B1-like isoform X1, with the protein MDKPGKKIAELRVVDLREILDKRGLDKGGNKATLIERLSKSLTDEGLDPSTYVHTLDDNGDVLNDSTLSEASQGDTADASESKGSINEEFVEDADVEKDPGYMSHSSEPFGESSSFQDGEKMVEVDSLAVDQIEAEDAPREDDVSAENANSDTDQNALVDDSEHAGDDEIFDSVQSAERDIVDSSTAATHDIPTATEAADTTTEVEETAGENTSKPGAGSALDTDGTFVVHIDESDTNLDYDLNVEKPEERDAPTPTKDESMDVDACDIVQSSGDASAVKESENVKEAISSSVQASKSLTENRSEAPKKDSKELASSQNLWISGLSSLTRATDLKHLFSKHGKVIGAKVVTNANRPGAKCYGYVTMSSAEEAAKCIQNLHRTELHQRMISVGRAKSDPCDQARAAAARKPTIDDKKKEEPATSTSQETGAAVKDENRPSPSSYRSEDKHRHSERHRPRSAITGPDAKKDEELGKDVEKKSEEKVEKSEAERKADEYLEREKRRVRALERRSREDDYRRRNVLMKEKRDLAEQQRRVRMEEERLNREREKMRIEREKVRIEEMKLDSLQGERSRLENQLIELRQRVDREREELKRVETLRLEEMRRSTVVKRSYETSNASRNSSGGRYDDGWESKRPAQADRYTAVNVDRRSSVAVSSDRGSSYTDRRVADLDRRPASVKDVGVDRGSGRSEDRYSSRSSGERREYVPSDRSRDVSSRSGSDSRGVSRSYHESSSSRRSGGTSDRSWNGSSGGPSLLSGPSSELFSGAAVQAAGMMMSAAMSRGSGTSNGASSRYSGGSGTGSGSGYGGGRRY; encoded by the exons ATGGATAAGCCGGGAAAAAAGATAGCGGAGCTCAGAGTTGTGGATCTACGTGAAATATTAGATAAACGTGGTTTGGACAAAGGAGGAAATAAAGCTACATTGATTGAACGTCTTTCTAAG AGTTTAACAGATGAGGGGTTAGACCCTAGCACGTATGTTCACACGTTAGATGATAATGGGGATGTTTTGA ATGACTCTACATTGAGTGAAGCCAGCCAAGGCGATACTGCCGATGCGTCAGAGAGCAAGGGTAGTATAAATGAGGAATTTGTTGAAGATGCAGATGTTGAAAAAGACCCGGGTTATATGTCACATAGCTCAGAGCCATTTGGAGAAAGTAGCTCATTTCAGGATGGCGAAAAG ATGGTTGAGGTAGATTCACTGGCGGTTGACCAAATAGAAGCAGAAGATG CTCCAAGAGAGGACGATGTTTCAGCCGAAAATGCAAACTCCGATACGGATCAGAATGCACTTGTTGATGATTCTGAACATGCTGGTGATGATGAGATATTTGACTCGGTTCAAAGTGCTGAGAGAGACATAGTCGATAGCTCTACAGCAGCAACACATGATATACCAACAGCTACAGAAGCCGCTGATACAACCACAGAGGTAGAGGAAACAGCTGGAGAGAACACATCCAAACCTGGTGCTGGTTCAGCACTTGACACTGATGGAACTTTTGTCGTACATATAGACGAGTCTGACACAAATTTAGACTATGATCTCAATGTTGAAAAACCAGAAGAAAGGGATGCTCCCACTCCTACTAAAGATGAGTCAATGGATGTGGATGCTTGTGATATTGTGCAATCAAGCGGTGATGCTTCAGCTGTAAAAGAGAGTGAGAATGTGAAAGAAGCAATCTCCAGCTCAGTTCAAGCTTCTAAGAG tttgacTGAAAACCGTTCTGAGGCACCCAAAAAAGATTCCAAAG AGCTGGCTTCATCTCAAAATCTATGGATCAGTGGGCTCTCATCTCTAACTAGAGCAACTGACCTCAAGCATCTTTTCAGCAAACATGGCAAG GTAATTGGTGCGAAAGTTGTAACAAATGCAAACAGACCTGGTGCCAAATGTTATGGATATGTGACAATGTCAAGTGCAGAGGAGGCTGCCAAGTGTATTCAGAATTTGCATCGCACAGAGCTGCATCAGCGCATGATATCTGTGGGAAGAGCTAAGAGCGACCCGTGTGATCAGGCCCGTGCAGCGGCTGCCAGGAAACCTACTATTGATG ATAAAAAGAAGGAAGAGCCTGCAACTTCTACTAGTCAGGAAACAGGGGCTGCTGTCAAGGATG AAAATCGTCCTAGTCCAAGCTCTTATCGCTCAGAAG ACAAGCACAGACATTCTGAACGGCACAGACCGAGGTCAGCAATCACTGGTCCAGATGCAAAAAAGGATGAGGAGTTGGGGAAAGATGTTGAAAAAAAATCTgaagaaaaagttgaaaaatctGAAGCCGAGCGCAAG GCTGATGAGTACCTAGAGAGGGAAAAAAGGAGAGTGCGTGCTCTGGAGAGGCGATCAAGAGAGGATGATTACAGGAGGCGAAATGTGCTTATGAAGGAGAAAAGGGACTTGGCTGAGCAGCAACGGCGCGTACGGATGGAAGAGGAACGATTAAACAGAGAACGTGAGAAGATGAG GATTGAAAGAGAGAAAGTGAGGATAGAAGAAATGAAATTGGACAGTCTCCAGGGTGAACGGTCACGGTTAGAGAACCAGTTGATAGAACTGAGACAGCGAGTAGACCGGGAAAGAGAGGAACTTAAGCGAGTTGAGACATTAAG GCTAGAGGAGATGCGCAGATCCACAGTTGTGAAGAGGTCATATGAGACATCAAACGCTAGTAGAAACTCTAGTGGAGGGAGATACGATGATGGTTGGGAAAGCAAGAGGCCAGCACAAGCGGATAG GTATACAGCGGTGAATGTGGATAGAAGAAGTTCAGTGGCCGTTAGCAGTGACAGAGGAAGCAGTTATACTGATAGACGAGTAGCTGATCTTGACCGGAGGCCAGCGTCTGTCAAAGATGTTGGTGTGGATAGAGGTAGTGGACGTTCTGAAGATAGATATTCAAGCAG GAGTAGTGGGGAAAGAAGGGAATATGTCCCCAGCGACAGAAGCAGGGATGTGTCTTCTCGTTCTGGATCAGACTCTCGTG GGGTGAGTAGAAGTTACCATGAAAGCTCCTCGAGTAGGCGAAGTGGCGGCACTAGTGACAGAAGTTGGAATGGTTCGTCAGGAGGGCCTAGTCTTCTCTCAGGACCATCCAGTGAGTTATTCTCTGGTGCTGCAGTGCAAGCAGCTGGAATGATGATGAGTGCAGCCATGAGTAGGGGCAGTGGTACATCAAATGGCGCCAGTAGCAG GTACAGTGGAGGTAGTGGAACTGGAAGCGGTAGTGGCTACGGAGGAGGTCGACGGTACTAA